Proteins encoded together in one Prionailurus viverrinus isolate Anna chromosome B1, UM_Priviv_1.0, whole genome shotgun sequence window:
- the LOC125164840 gene encoding LOW QUALITY PROTEIN: leucine-rich repeat extensin-like protein 3 (The sequence of the model RefSeq protein was modified relative to this genomic sequence to represent the inferred CDS: inserted 1 base in 1 codon; deleted 2 bases in 1 codon): PPPPLPPPPLPPPPPPPLPPPPPPLPPPPPLPPPPHPPPPLPPPPPPLSSSSSSSSSSSSSSSSHPPPLPPPLPPTLPPSPPPPPPLPPSPPSPPLPPPLTPALPPPPPPPPPPPPPRPPPPPPLPPPPPLPPPPPLPPPPXPPPPHPPPPLPPPPLPPPPLPPPPLPPPPSSSSSSPPPLLSSSLPPPLPPPLPPPLPPPPPPPPPPPSPPPPPLLSPPPPPPPPPPPPPPSPSFPSPPPPPHPPFLPSPPPHPPPPPSPPPPPH; the protein is encoded by the exons cctcctcctcctcttcctcctcctcctcttcctcctcctcctcctcctcctcttcctcctcctcctcctcctcttcctcctcctcctcctcttccacctcctcctcatcctcctcctcctcttcctcctcctcctcctcctctttcctcctcctcctcctcttcctcctcctcctcctcctcttcctcctcgcaccctcctcctcttcctcctcctcttcctcctactcttcctccttctcctcctcctcctcctcctcttcctccttctcctcct tctcctcctcttccgcCTCCTCTTactcctgctcttcctcctcctcctcctcctcctcctcctcctcctcctcctcgtcctcctcctcctcctcctcttcctcctcctcctcctcttcctcctcctcctcctcttcctcctcctc ctcctcctcctcctcatcctcctcctcctcttcctcctcctcctcttcctcctcctcctcttcctcctcctcctcttcctcctcctc cctcttcatcctcctcttctcctcctcctcttctctcctcctctcttcctcctcctcttcctcctcctcttcctcctcctcttcctcctcctcctcctcctcctcctcctcctccttctcctcctcctcct ccccttctctctcctcctcctccccctcctccccctcctccacctccccctccctctccttccttcccctccccccctccccctccccatcctccctttcttccttcccctcctccccatccccctcctcctccttctcctcctcctcctccccat